TTTCTGTATCATTAGATTCTACATAATTGATTGTTTGATTGAGTAGCTTGATTGCTTTTTCAATACTGACTTCTTTTGTTGTGTCACTACTTGGATTATTCAAAACATCAATTAATTTAGTAAAAGATTCATTTACTTTAGTAATTGAAGGTTTTTCAGTAAACAAAGTTGACCTTGAAGTAATCATATTTGCTTCGATTGAACCATAAAAACCACTGTTTGCTTTTCTTATATCATTTTCTACTTTAGACCATTCAATTTCAAAAAGCTTATACTCTGTTTGTGCTTTTTCCCAATTCGATTCATTTGATAAAGTTTTAACATTATTTAAATGAAATAATAGTTTAGTAAGATTAATTTGAGAAAGATCTTTTTTATCATTCGTATTTTCAATCCACTTTTCTGTTTCAAAAGCTATGCCGCGAATATCATCTTTTACTGTTGCAAGTTCATTTTGATCGATATCTTTAATCGCTTGGTCAACAAGTTTAGTTAATCTTGAAGTTTTTTTCTCATTTTTAATTAATTCTTTAATCGCTAATAAATCTGTTTTTACTTTATCTTTTTCACCATTTTTAACTTCTGTTAAAGAGTTACCAATATGTGAAAGTACTTGTTCTTGAATATCAGTTTCAGCAAATGTTTTATGAAACGGACTAAATATTAAACTAAAAAATAGTAAACTAGCTGCTAAAAGTATATTTTTTTTCATGTAATTCACCTAAAGTAATCCTTCACCAATATAACTTCCATTCTTAACACCTGGGAAGCATGCAAATACTGCACTACCATTATGCTCAATGTATTCGTTCAATAAATCCATTTTTGCTAATTTATCTTGTAAAGGAATAAATTGTTTTTCTAAGTCTCTTTGGAAACTAACAAATAGTAAGCCTGCATCTAATTTTCCTGTTTGGATATCAAGTCCGTCAGTATATGAATAAGATCTTCTTAATATTTTTATTTTACCTTTTCCTCTTGCTAAGGCAACATGTGAATCTGCAGGAATCAGTAATTTCCCATTATCATCTGTTTTCTTTAAATCTATTTTAGCAAATTCACTACTTTCACCAATTGGTGCACCAGATGCTCTGTGACGTCCAAATGTTTGTTCTTGATCTTGTAATGAACTACGATCCCATTCCTCAACACGAATTCGAATACGTCTAGCAACTAGATAAGAACCACCTGTTAGCCAAGCAGGACCATCGCCATTTTGCACCCAAATATGTGTATTCATTTCTTTTTCATCTTTTGTATCTGGGTTTCCAGTACCGTCTTTAAAGCCCATTAGGTTCCTAGGTGTACTACCAGATGGATCGGCTCCAGATGAACGTTGGAATCCGTGCTGCATCCATTTTAAACTAACCGTTCCGCGTCCAATTCGAATTAAGTTTCTTACGCCATGAAACGCAACTTGTTGATCATTTGCACAAACTTGAACTACGATGTCTCCACCGTTCCATTCCTCTCTTAAATCATCACCAGGGAAATGAGGTAAATCTTTTAACCCCGATGGTTTACTTGATTGAATTGATAATCGATCAAAAAATGAAGGTCCAACTCCAAATGTAAACGTAAGCTTCATTGGTTGTAGACCTGTTGCTTCACCCGTATCAATTGGTGGTGATGAAGGAAATTCAGAATCGCCTAGTTCTTTACCTTCACTCATTAAAGCTGCTGCTTCAGTCCATTTTTTAAACATTGTTTTGACATCTGCTTTTGAAGTAGTTTCTAGTTTAAATGACGCCAAATACATAAAATCTTGGGCAGGTGTTGTAATACCTTGTTGCTTTTTACCATAAAACGGAAGAATCTCTTTTGCATCCGCTTTAGCCGGTGAAAAGAAATTAGTTACTTTTTCAGTAGCTGCTTCAATACCAGTTGCACCAATTAGTATACCAGCTCCACCAACCCCAATAAGTTTTAATGCATCTCTTCTAGAAACTTTATTGGTTTCTAATTTTTTCATATTATTTAACCCCTAATGTTGACCCAACTTGAGAAATCGGTTCAGCTAATGCATCTACTTGTTGAGCTAATTTTTTCACTTCATCTTCTTTTAACTGTTTGTAATCAACGTATTGATCACCTTTTTTATAAGTATTTAAAGTTGTCATTAATTCATCGAATCTAGTTTTAATTGTTGAAGCTAAATCAGCATCTTTAGCTTTTAATTTATCTGATAATAATTGCACGATTTTATCTGAACCTTCCACATTAGCTGCAAAATCAGCTAAATCAGTATGAGAATATCGTTCTTCTTCACCTGTAACCTTTGAAGATGAAACTTCATTTAATAATTCCACAGGACCTGTTACAAATAATACTGGATCAATTTCAGCTGTTTCTACTTTTGCTCTTAAGTAGTTTGCATCCTTCATAAGTTGATCTGTATATTTTTCTAGACCTTTTGTTGTATTTTGAACCCAAAGAACTTGCTCAATTTTATGAAAACCAGTCCACTCATTAGCAGGTACATCACCTTCACGTGCATCGATTTTTGGATCTAAATCACCGAATGATTCTGCTACTGGTTCAATTCTTTCGTAATATGAACGACTAATTGGATATAAACGTTTTGCTTCTACCATGTTTCCTGCATTAATTGCATCAACGAACCTCTGTGTATTTGATACGAACTCTTCCGTTTGAGATACAACGAAATCTCTATAATTATTAATCTCTGAATCTAAATTTATTTTTGCTTCTACTTTTGTTTCTTTTTTTACATTACTAGCTTCTTCACTTTTTTGTGCACAACCTGCCATCATTAAACTTGTAGCAAGAGAAATTGCGATCATAGTAGTTTGCTTCTTCATGAAAATACCCCCGAAAAATCTAAATAATATATTATGTAAGTGATATTGATAACTTTTCTCATTACTCATCATAATACAATTGATAAATATTTTCAATTAGATTTTCATAAAAAAATGACTGAAGCTTGTTCAGTCATTTTCACGCTGTTGAAAAACTACCTTGTCAATTAATTATCAAATTTTCGTGAAAGGAGTAGGGTGATGTTGATTTCCATTACAGGATGCTCGCTTTCCATGGGGCGAGATTCTTTAGCCTCCTCGGCAAGCCTGTGGGGTCTCAGCCTTCCCGCTTATCCCATAGGAGTGGAGCATCCCTCCATTCCAATTAACTTATTCATCTAAAAATGTCTGCGATAAACCCTAATCAAATAGCCTTTCCTT
This genomic interval from Gottfriedia acidiceleris contains the following:
- the efeB gene encoding iron uptake transporter deferrochelatase/peroxidase subunit, which encodes MKKLETNKVSRRDALKLIGVGGAGILIGATGIEAATEKVTNFFSPAKADAKEILPFYGKKQQGITTPAQDFMYLASFKLETTSKADVKTMFKKWTEAAALMSEGKELGDSEFPSSPPIDTGEATGLQPMKLTFTFGVGPSFFDRLSIQSSKPSGLKDLPHFPGDDLREEWNGGDIVVQVCANDQQVAFHGVRNLIRIGRGTVSLKWMQHGFQRSSGADPSGSTPRNLMGFKDGTGNPDTKDEKEMNTHIWVQNGDGPAWLTGGSYLVARRIRIRVEEWDRSSLQDQEQTFGRHRASGAPIGESSEFAKIDLKKTDDNGKLLIPADSHVALARGKGKIKILRRSYSYTDGLDIQTGKLDAGLLFVSFQRDLEKQFIPLQDKLAKMDLLNEYIEHNGSAVFACFPGVKNGSYIGEGLL
- the efeO gene encoding iron uptake system protein EfeO, coding for MKKQTTMIAISLATSLMMAGCAQKSEEASNVKKETKVEAKINLDSEINNYRDFVVSQTEEFVSNTQRFVDAINAGNMVEAKRLYPISRSYYERIEPVAESFGDLDPKIDAREGDVPANEWTGFHKIEQVLWVQNTTKGLEKYTDQLMKDANYLRAKVETAEIDPVLFVTGPVELLNEVSSSKVTGEEERYSHTDLADFAANVEGSDKIVQLLSDKLKAKDADLASTIKTRFDELMTTLNTYKKGDQYVDYKQLKEDEVKKLAQQVDALAEPISQVGSTLGVK